The Aedes albopictus strain Foshan chromosome 1, AalbF5, whole genome shotgun sequence genomic interval TCTATGGAACACTCCTGAAGACGTCTGGACATCGACTTTCCTTACTTGACCATCCTTTGCCGGGTAGATCTTCACAACTCGGCCTCGTAACCACCCATTTCGGACAGTTTCATCTACGATGACTACCGGGTCGTCTACTTGAAGTGGGCGGATATCGCTGAACCACTTGGTCCGACGAGCAATTGTCGGAAGATATCCTTGGATCCAACGCTTCCAAAATTGGTTTAACAACTGTTGCATCAACTTCCAATTTATCCGTAGAGGCACCTCTTCATCAACAGGTATCCTCGATGACGTGTTGGCCCCACTCGAACTCATCAACAGGAAATTGTTCGGTGTAACTGCTTCTTCTGCCGAATCCTCCAACGGTACAAATGTTAGAGGATGGGAGTTGACCATCATTTCAGCCTCGGCTAAGAAGGTCATAAGCTCCTCATCGTTCAGATGTTGTCTGTGGTGCAATGATTTGAACGCCTCTTTGATTGAGCGAACCTTTCGCTCCCACACACCACCCATGTGGGGAGCGGATGGAGGGTTGAAAATCCATTCGATTTCTTCGTTGGTAAATATAGCCGCAAGTTCCCGATTGATGGCTCTTGTTTCATTGACAAGCTCGCGGGCGGCTCCTCGAAAGTTAGTGCCATTGTCGCTGAAAATTTTCTGCGGAGCACCTCTTCGGGAAATAAAACGGCGAATCGCCATTTTGCAGGCTTCTGCTGATAGCGAATGCACTACTTCCACGTGTACAGCCCGCACGGTCAAACACGTAAATAGTGCTACCCACCGCTTTTCGTTACTCCGACGATGCTTCACTATCAACGGCCCAAAGTAGTCCAGGCCTGTGAATGTGAACGGACGAACGTAAGGCTTCAATCTGGGATGTGGTAGATCCGCCATTCTTGGTTCGGCCGGCTTCGCTCGATAAACCTTGCACCACATACACTGCTTTACTACGTTTTTCACTACGGAACGAACTCTGGCTATGTAATAGCGTTGCCGCAACTCGTTGACGACGGTATCGACGTTAGCGTGTCCATAGCGTTGATGATACTTGTAGATCAGCAGTTCGGTGACGTGATTTCTCCTTGGAACGATCACTGGGTTTTGAAAGTCGTAGGAATAGTAGATGGCAGCATCATTAATACGGCTACGCATCCTCAGCACACCTTCGTCGTCCAAAAATGGGGACAGCTTTTTGAGAAGACTGCTTCTTTCCAACGGCATCTGTTGGTCGCTGGGAAGCTCGGAATTCTTGAGAAGAGTGGCGATTTCACCGGTATACTCCACACTTTGGATAACTCGCCAAACACTTCTTTCAGCCGCCGCATAATCTTTCTGCTccaacactgcaactctgctcttGGTCATCAATCTTGGTGATGATCGACAACGATGAACGAAATGATACAAGTAGCCGACGTTCTTGAGCAGATCTCCCCAACTGGAAAACTTCGTAAAGTCCACGACGAAATCGCAAACTGCTACGTGGTGATGGACTACTCTGACTTCTTCCTGTGGCTCCACAAACTTCGCTGGTTGACGTGGCCACTCACTTTCTGCGCGATACAAGAATTCAGGTCCCGTGAACCACGGACTGGCTGGATCGAAGCAGGGTCCACTTCCCCACTTTGTACCCTTATCCGCAACGTTCAAACTCGATGGTACGTAGTGCCACTCCTCCACACGTGTTTCTGTCTGAAATTCGGCAACTCTAAAAGCTACAAATTGCCGATAATTTCGTGGGTCTACCCTCAACCAAGCCAGAACGGTTGTTGCATCCGTCCACATGTACCGTTTCTTGACAGGTATTGAGTGGTTCTCCAGAACACTTTTAAGCAGTCGCACTCCGATTACTCCGGCACTCAGTTCATTTCTTGGAATTGATTGCGGTTGTAATGGTGTCACTTTCGTCTTTGCTGCTACTAGGGCACAACGTGGCGAGCCATTGTCGATGATCCTAAAATACGCTGCGGCGCAGTACGCTTTCAGGCTAGCGTCGACGAAAACGTGGATTTCAATAGAATCGTAACTGGCCGGGTCATAGTTCGGGAAGTAGCATCGCGGAATTTCAACCTGCGTCAGGTTTGGAACTAGTCTCACCCAGCGCTGCCAGCTTTCGAAGTCTTCCGCCGTTATTGGTTCATCCCACGATACGCGAGATCTCCACACGTCCTGGATAAGGATTTTTCCGTGCACAGTGTATGTAGCTACGATGCCCAGAGGATCAAAATGGCTCATAACCACGCGAAGAACTTGTCGTTTAGTAGGAACGATGACTCCTGTCAGCAACGGTAGAAGATCTTCACGAAATTGTGTATCGAACACGAATAAATCGTCCTTGGGGTCCCATCTCATTCCTAGGACTCGTTCGGCAATCGTAGATTTTTCCACCGAGAAGGATATCGCAGTTTCGTTGATGTCGGCCCCGACCCGTCGAAGAACGTCCTCAGAATTGGACTGCCAGTTTCGAAGTTCGAATCCAGCCTGGTCGAAGCGCACCTCGTTGACTATACGGACCATCTCTTCGATACTGTCTCTGCTATCCAGGAAATCGTCGACGTAGGTTTTGTTGATGATTGCCGAGGCCGCATCTGGATACAGGTCCTTGTACTCCTCAGCGTTTGCATTCTTCACATGTTGAGCAAGACACGGAGAACACGATGTTCCGAAAACTACGACGTCCATTACGTAGATTGTCGGTGCTTGTTCCGGATCTGTCCGGAATAGAAAACGTTGAGCCTGCCTGTCTTCCTGTCTATCCAACAGCTGGTGAAACATTTGTCGTACGTCTCCAACTGCAGCATATTGTCGTTGCCGGAATCCGTACATGACCTTCAGAAGTGGAGTCAAAAGGTCTGGTCCAGTGAGCAGCATTGAGTTGAGTGATGTATTTCCGATGCGTGCCGCCGCGTCCCATACAATTCGTACTTTCCCGGGTTTCCGGGGATTCTGGACGATGCCAATGGGAAGATACCATACCCGACGTTGGTCGGAATCTCGTAGCTCGTCCTCAGTAGCCTTGTGGGCGTATCCGCGATCCAGATACTCGTCAATCTGCTCTAACACCTTCATTTTCAGAGCTGGGTCTTTTCCGAGCTTCTTCTCCAAACAAACCATTCGTCGTTCCGCCATTTTGTAGCTATCAGGGAGTTCGAAGTCGTCGCTTTTCCATAACAGGCCGCATTCGAATCTTCCTGAGTCAGTGCGGCGAGTAGTTTGGGCCAAGATCTGCCTAGCTCGCTGATCTTCA includes:
- the LOC134285014 gene encoding uncharacterized protein LOC134285014, producing the protein MNLNTPAHPAASFPVQWPPNANVGFVGNRYPTVSHHPVPPASACYPTSFYQPPYNAGQPTGPIPTWEPLNAAHQRSNTVQEATIRTNTTQVQREPGHNTQQSFAGQAPSFYPAPTAEGVLSAQHLAARQVVSRDLPRFSGDPLEWPMFISAYESTTAMCGIQPDENLARLQKCLVGGAREKVLSILTLPAALPEIIETLREECGRPEQLVHCLLVKIRHAPAPNVNKLDTLINFGREIRNLVTYIEAANLQDHLSNPMLLSELVGKLPPSLRLDWGLHTQKVPQATLKAFSDYVTSIKAAACKVSLPNESSQEESRRGKKEKGGFVNAHSIDEKRVTECSTRNTNNTSSSKKEFLPRSETFKPKPCPVCNRNDHKLRECEKFIGFNVDQRKRLVGEMKLCQRCLGSHGKWPCRMKQSCEVDGCAEPHHKLLHPSKPKTNSSVQPAGSSGVISAHCSRQAGVLFKVLPVILSSNGKSVLTFAFLDDGSNLTLMEEEIADELGLQGNVSSLCIQWTGSVTRKEPTSRQVELRISGVHGGPEYTMSEVQTVPHLDLPQQSLDYEKLSKEFPHLRGLPVRSFLNAVPKVLIGLDNAALKLTLDKRERRSREPIAAKTRLGWTIFGGAQGGQQRTDRVMLHVCNCNEDETLHNLVNDYFSVETIGVNPTMPLESPEDQRARQILAQTTRRTDSGRFECGLLWKSDDFELPDSYKMAERRMVCLEKKLGKDPALKMKVLEQIDEYLDRGYAHKATEDELRDSDQRRVWYLPIGIVQNPRKPGKVRIVWDAAARIGNTSLNSMLLTGPDLLTPLLKVMYGFRQRQYAAVGDVRQMFHQLLDRQEDRQAQRFLFRTDPEQAPTIYVMDVVVFGTSCSPCLAQHVKNANAEEYKDLYPDAASAIINKTYVDDFLDSRDSIEEMVRIVNEVRFDQAGFELRNWQSNSEDVLRRVGADINETAISFSVEKSTIAERVLGMRWDPKDDLFVFDTQFREDLLPLLTGVIVPTKRQVLRVVMSHFDPLGIVATYTVHGKILIQDVWRSRVSWDEPITAEDFESWQRWVRLVPNLTQVEIPRCYFPNYDPASYDSIEIHVFVDASLKAYCAAAYFRIIDNGSPRCALVAAKTKVTPLQPQSIPRNELSAGVIGVRLLKSVLENHSIPVKKRYMWTDATTVLAWLRVDPRNYRQFVAFRVAEFQTETRVEEWHYVPSSLNVADKGTKWGSGPCFDPASPWFTGPEFLYRAESEWPRQPAKFVEPQEEVRVVHHHVAVCDFVVDFTKFSSWGDLLKNVGYLYHFVHRCRSSPRLMTKSRVAVLEQKDYAAAERSVWRVIQSVEYTGEIATLLKNSELPSDQQMPLERSSLLKKLSPFLDDEGVLRMRSRINDAAIYYSYDFQNPVIVPRRNHVTELLIYKYHQRYGHANVDTVVNELRQRYYIARVRSVVKNVVKQCMWCKVYRAKPAEPRMADLPHPRLKPYVRPFTFTGLDYFGPLIVKHRRSNEKRWVALFTCLTVRAVHVEVVHSLSAEACKMAIRRFISRRGAPQKIFSDNGTNFRGAARELVNETRAINRELAAIFTNEEIEWIFNPPSAPHMGGVWERKVRSIKEAFKSLHHRQHLNDEELMTFLAEAEMMVNSHPLTFVPLEDSAEEAVTPNNFLLMSSSGANTSSRIPVDEEVPLRINWKLMQQLLNQFWKRWIQGYLPTIARRTKWFSDIRPLQVDDPVVIVDETVRNGWLRGRVVKIYPAKDGQVRKVDVQTSSGVFHRPAIKVALLDILQDSKAIQG